The genomic stretch GGCCTTGGAAATTTCGATCGAAACCATCGATCCGCAACTGAAGGCGGCTGCGGATGGGGTGGTGGAAGTCTTGAAGGATGTCGTTGGCTTAGCTCTTGCGAGCTCGGACATCCTAAAGGAAGCGCGGCGGCGCTTTACAGTCCTAACAAACGCCTTAGCCGGCGCTCCTGAAATGGAACAGTTTGTCACCTCTGCTGGTTCTCCTGCGGAACAGGTAGAGGAGCTGTTATGTCAAATTCTGGAAAAGGTCGCGAGCAGGACCGCGCACGAGTTGCCGGCAATCAGGACCATGAGGTCCGATATGAAGCCGACAAGGAGGGCGTCTCCAAGGGGATGGTGAAGGACACCATCAAGGAAGTCGGCAATAGCCGGGAGAAGGTCGAGAACGAGCTGGATCGTAAAAAGTGAGACATCATGTCCGTTCACCCCCTCGAATTCCTTTCACTTGCGTCGAGCCAGATGGTGCGCAGCGCAGTCAGACAACAGTCCGGCTACCAGCCGCCAGAGAGTGATGGCGCGTTTGCGCTCCTGCTCGATCGATTGGCCCAAGCGGAAAATGGCCTGGGCCGTACCGATATCAGGGCAACCAGCCCTTGCCGGGAAAGTGAATAGTGCTCATATGCGGGTAAGCGGTTGCGCCCACTGTCCCCCGGGCGCCAGCTGTTCCCCTCTGGAGGTTTCGACCTTCCAATTTTAAGGGCCGCGATCTCGCCGGCCCTTTTTTCTTACAACGAATTGACCAGCGGCTTCTTCGTATCGGTCCCGTCGTAGCGCGACGAGTTAACGTCTCGGCCGACGCGGTGAAACACCAGGTCATCATCAATCTGGTGATCGAGCAACAGTGCTTTGGCGTCCTTTCCCTGAAGGTCAGTATCAAGCCAGTCGTCGTAGCTACTCTGGTCGAGGATCACTGGCATCCTCGTATGGATATGCGCGATGTGCTGAACGGCCGGCGCGGTGATTATGGTACAGCTGGTTACGCCAAGCTTTTCGTTGTGCGCCCAGAGGCCGGCAAAGGAGAACCCTTTGCCTTCCGGCATCTGCAGCAGCCATGGGTCTTTTTTGCCGTCCTCGGCATTCGTCGTCCATTCGAAATACCCATCAGCCGGGATGAGACAGCGCTTCGACTTGAACGGTTCACGGAACGCGCCAGAGGTATCGACAGTCTCGATGCGGGCATTGAACATCGTCGCCTTCGGCATTTCCTTGGCGAAGAACGGCACGAGCCACCACCGGCCGTAATCGACCTCAAGCGCGCCGGTCTTGTCCTTATGGGCAAAATAAACGCTCTGCGTGGGCGCGATGTTGTATTGGGGCGGCATGTTGGATGGTGGCGGGGCAGCGTTGTGGATGCTGTAGAGCGCGTGGATCTCTGCCCAGGTCATTTCATTGGTAAACCGTCCGCACATTCGGTCTCTCCTTTTTGAGCTGGAACGATATGTCAAAATCTCTGTTCCGTCGAAAAAACGAACGGTGTTGGTATGGCGCGATACTACTTTCAAATCCGAAACAATGGTTTGCTCGAAGAAGATCAGGAAGGAACAGAACTAGCCTCAGACGACGCAGCACAACTTGAGGCAATAGCAGGCGCGCGAGAGGTCGTTGCAGATCGGGTGAAACGGGGCGAGACGATCGGAACCGATGCGTTCGAGGTCGTGAATGAGCGTGGCGAGTTGATCCACACGCTACCGCTCCGGTCGGTTCTAAAGTTGACCTGAGCATAAAGCATGGAACGATGTCACGGCCGACGTGTTGAATCCGCAAGCGGGTCGATGAGCGACCGAAGATGGACCTACCCGGCGTGATGACCTGATGGCGATTTGCAGACGCTCCACCGCTGCAATGAAGGAGATAAGAACATGAGTTCGACAACCGACAAGATTTCCGGCAAGGCTAACGAGCTGACCGGCAAGGCCAAGCAGGCCGTTGGTGACGCGACCGACAATCGCAGCATGGAATCCAAGGGCGCAGCCCAGGAAGCCAAAGGCGATGCGCAGCAGGCTAAGGGCCATGCGAAAGACGGCGTGAAGAGTGTCGTCGACAAGGCCTAGCAGCTAATGTGCCTCCCAGCACGGACCCTGGCCCGCTCAGTGAGCGGGCCTTTTTCGTGAAGATCCCAACAATTCATCAATCGCGGCTTTAGCTCGCTCCAGGCAAACCTCCGGCCCTTCTAGCCGTGACGCCTCTGGCCGACCTGCGGGAAAGGACATCACAGCGTTTCCGCCGGGCGGCGTCACCACAGCAAAATGGTCACCCGGACTGTAGATGGCGATCCGGTGGTTTTTGTAATGTTCAATATGGGCTGGCATATCGTTCCACCTGCAAATCTGCACATTGCTCTCAGAGAGAAATCGCATGATTTTTGTCTTCCGATCTAGGAGGACGAACCATGATTGACGCGAATCCATACCGCGAGGACGACCCCGATCTTCTCGAAAATACGAACTTGCCGAAGAGTTTCGTCAGGCGTCTACGCAATGCCTACTATACTAGGTTGTCAGACTTTGACGAGCTGACCGACATTCAGATGTTGCGTGAGCCCGGAATCAGCAAGCGGATAATAAAGGCCGTAAGGACTGAACGGCAACTTGCGCAAGGCGTATTGGCTTATGGTCCGCCACAGGAAGAGGTTATGGTGAAACCGGCTTTCGATGAGAACTTTCACCTCTCTGAGGCCGGTCATTTTATAGCGACCGCAGCAATGTATGTTCGATCGGCTCGAATTATACGGGAAAGCGAGCGATGGGATTATCAATCCTCAATGCTCGCACGTCCGACACTTCATTTGCTATCGCACGCCATAGAGATGCTTCTCAAATTCCCTTTGATCTATGCAGGAAACACGCTCGAACAGGTGAAAAAGAACTACGGCCATCGATTGATCGATCTTTGGCGCGAGGACGAGAACCGACATATTCGAGAAACGGTCAAAGCGCACGCCCAGAAGCATTGGACCTACGCCCGCGACAGCGGCAAATGGCCGAATGATGACTTTTCACCTAATCCCGTCGAGGTCGTTGACAAAGCCCTCCTGCAACTCGGTCGCCTTAGCACCAAGGATACATCGTTTGCGCTCAAATATATCTACCCTGAAAAAGAGCCCGCACCGCGATCGGCGTTCTTGATTGACGTGTTCGGTGACACGATCGAGGACGGGGTGGGCAATCCTCGATCTCTTCTTCAGGGGTTGACGCTCGAACAAGATCTCGATCCAAGGTGATCTTTCTCGCCCACTGGTTCAATAGGGTTGCTCCTCTGCGCCTAGCCAATTAGAGTTGTCGTTTCATATAATGCGCCTAGCTCGTTAGCTAGGCCCATTGGACTATACTCACGCTGGCCCCTCAGAGCCCGATAATGTTGGCGCAGTGACATCGCGCAATCGAGGCAACGGATTTCTGTTCCACCTCGATCAATCAGGCGCGCATGTGCCACTTGCTCGGGACTGAGCGCATCTGGCGGCTCGAATCAGAAGCCATTGATCTTTAGTGGCGGCCTAGTTCGACCGAAATCACTGTCCTGACACAGCCGAACATAAAGATCCCTTTGCGGCTTCGTCCACAACCCAGAGAAAGCAATTAACGTCGCGTTAACCAACCGACGGTAACAATTTTCCCGTGCAAGCTACCCTACGCACAATTACGTCCAGCTTTTGAATGCCACTTAAATCTCATATTGCGGATTGTTTTGAATGTCTGTCATCTCTCGCATCATGGCTATCAAAACAAGGGGCCACGTTAATGCTTCCGCCAAAGGTGCGAAGCACTTTCGCCATCAGGGTATCGTGATAAAGCGCCAAGCGAACGCCCGCCAGCGCTTGGCCATCCTAATCGGCGCATTCGCCGTGATGTTCGTGGTAATCGGAGGTCGGTTGATCCAGTATGGGATCGCCAACCCTATTGTAACTGGGTCTATACCTCCCCAAAACGCGGTAGCCTCGAGACCGGACATCATCGACCGTAATGGCGAGCTTCTTGCTACTGATCTTAACATGGTCTCCTTATATGCGGACCCACGCAAAATCGTCGATCCCGACGAGGTAGTAGAAAAGCTAGCGGCCGTTATCCCCAATCTCGACTGGGGTGACACACATAAGAAGCTTCGTTCCAAGACTGCCTTCCAATGGCTTCGGCGCCAACTAACCCCTCGTCAGCAGGCGGACATCTTGGCCCTCGGCATTCCGGGCGTAGGCTTCCGTCCCGAAAAGCGCCGGTTTTATCCTGGCGGGGTCACCGCTTCCCATATCGTAGGTCATGTGAACGTCGACAACCAAGGCCTCGCAGGCATGGAAAGATATCTGGACCAACAAGGCTTTTCCGACCTGCGTGATGCAGGCATGACGAGCAATATCCCGCTCGAGCCGGTTAAGCTGTCGATCGACGTTCGCGTGCAAAGCATTGTTCGCGATATCGTCCAGAATGCTATGACGAACTACAAGGCTGAGGCTGCGGGCGCGGTTATCATCGATGTGGAAACTGGCGAGATCCTCGCGATGGCGTCCGTCCCGGATTACGATCCGAACCAGCCGTCACGCACCCTTGCCGATGGTAGTATTGATAAAGAATACGAGAAGGGTTGGTTCAACCGCATCAGCAACGCGACGTTTGAAATGGGATCGACCTTCAAGAGCTTCACGCTTGCCATGGGCTTGGACGAGGGAAAAATCAATCTGAACTCGGTCGTGGACGCCTCAAGGCCTATTCGCATGGGCGGCTTTACCATTAAGGATTTCAAGGGCAAGAACCGCCCTTTGTCCATTCCTGAAGTTTTCCAGTATTCGTCAAATATAGGCACAGCCGCGGTCGCTGACCGAGTCGGGATCGAGGGTCATCAACAATTCCTGACCAAGCTCGGCCTTCTCAGCAAAGTTGAGACAGAAATGCCCGGCGTAGCTATTCCGACGCAACCCCGCGTCTGGAAGAAGATCAATTCGGTTACCATCTCGTTCGGGCATGGTGTCGCTACTACCCCGCTACAAACCGCCGTTGCGGCCGCTGCGCTGATGAACGGCGGCGACCTTATTCCACCGACATTTCTCACCCGCTCGAAGGATCAAGCAGATGGGATCAAAAAGAAGGTCATCAGGGACCAAACCAGCGCTGACATGCGTTATCTTTACAACTGGAATGGTTTGAAAGGTTCGGGCCGAAGCGCTCAGGTCGAAGGCTTCCATGTCGGAGGCAAGACCGGAACAGCTGATAAGGTCATCAACGGTCGTTACGCCAAAGACATAAATTTCAACGCCTTTGTTGCCGCATTCCCTATGGATAAACCCCGATACGTAGCGCTTTCGATAATCGATGCGCCGATCTCAGGCGAGCATGGGGGCCGCACGGCAGCCTCGACGGCCGCTCCCATGATGAAGCAGATCATTGGCAGAACGGCTGCGCTCTTAGGCGTTACGCCGAGGTTCGGCTCTCCTGACGCCCAGAGCCTACTTGTAAATTATTGACGGCCAAGCTCAGATGCGGGTCAGCCTCTACGCGCGCAATACGCTCCAGTTCGGTTGCGAGAAGGCTTGTCCCCGCCAAGCTCAGTACAGATTCCGGGTGGAATTGCATCGCTGAAAAGAAATCACCTCGCAGGGCGTGAACCTGACCGGTTGTTACATCGCGAGCCACACTGACTGACATGCCGGCCGTGCAGAAGGAATCAAACGAGCAGCGAGCCGCGAAAGTATTGTAAAACCCTACCACTGCGCTGCGTCCGAAGTAGTCAATCTCGCGCTGCACGCCTTGGTTCGGGTGGGGCAACCTCTCGACTTTTAATCCCAGATACGCGGCTAGGATCTGATGGCTAAGGCAAACTGCCAAGAACGGCGTTCTGTCCGCGATGCACCTGGTCAAAGCGTGTTTCATGTGGACCACGCGTGAATCTCGGTCATCCAACGGATTTCCAGGACCGGGCCCCAAAAGCACAAGGTCGGATTGCTCGTAACCGGTCCTCCATTGACTGGCAGGAAGCACTTGAGGTTCCAGTCCTAGTGCTTGCAACTGGTGGGCCAACATTCGTGTGAAATCGTCTTCCGCATCGAGGACAAGAATTCGCTTTCGTGCCAATCTAGTGGACTGTAGTCGGGCACCACCAGACAACCAAAAGCTAGCTACTCGGTTATTCCTCTCCCGTAGCGCGGCTTGTATCCGGGCGTCATGACCGATCGTATTTCGTGCTGCTCCGAGAAAAGCGTTGAGCAAGCCATTTGCTTTCGCTGTCGTCTCCGCAGCCTCAGCCATCGGATCGGAGTGGCGAACGATCGTAGATCCGACCGAAATTTTTACGCGTCCACCGGGAGCAATATCGGCGGTCCTGATTAAGATCGCCGAGTCCAGCGCTTCTTCGCCAGCCTCATCTACGCCCAACAGCGCGGTAACTCCGGCGTAATAGCCGCGTCCTTTTGGCTCATATTTGGCGATCACCCTGCAGGCGTTCTTGATGGGACTACCTGTGACAGTGGGCGCCAGCAACGTGTCACGCAAGAGCGTCGATGCTCCGGCTCGCGTGTTTCCCTCGATATAGTACTCTGTATGAGCGAGCTTCGACATCTCCTTGAAATAGGGGCCTTTAAGCCGCCCCCCTGTCTCACAGAAGCGGCCGAACATCTTAAGCTCTTCATCCGCAACCATGAAAAGTTCGTCAGTTTCTTTTGGGTCGTTGAGGAAGTCGAGGGCTTGATCGACTTGGGGACCGCTTGCGGGATAACGATATGTCCCGCTGATCGGGTTCATCGTCGCCACTCCGCCGATCAAAGTTATCTGCTGTTCCGGACTAGCCCCAATAAATGCACGACCTTCGAGCCAGATCATAAATGTCCAGTACGCCCCCGACTCCTTGGCCAGGA from Agrobacterium tumefaciens encodes the following:
- a CDS encoding SOS response-associated peptidase, which translates into the protein MCGRFTNEMTWAEIHALYSIHNAAPPPSNMPPQYNIAPTQSVYFAHKDKTGALEVDYGRWWLVPFFAKEMPKATMFNARIETVDTSGAFREPFKSKRCLIPADGYFEWTTNAEDGKKDPWLLQMPEGKGFSFAGLWAHNEKLGVTSCTIITAPAVQHIAHIHTRMPVILDQSSYDDWLDTDLQGKDAKALLLDHQIDDDLVFHRVGRDVNSSRYDGTDTKKPLVNSL
- a CDS encoding CsbD family protein, with the protein product MSSTTDKISGKANELTGKAKQAVGDATDNRSMESKGAAQEAKGDAQQAKGHAKDGVKSVVDKA
- a CDS encoding peptidoglycan D,D-transpeptidase FtsI family protein is translated as MSVISRIMAIKTRGHVNASAKGAKHFRHQGIVIKRQANARQRLAILIGAFAVMFVVIGGRLIQYGIANPIVTGSIPPQNAVASRPDIIDRNGELLATDLNMVSLYADPRKIVDPDEVVEKLAAVIPNLDWGDTHKKLRSKTAFQWLRRQLTPRQQADILALGIPGVGFRPEKRRFYPGGVTASHIVGHVNVDNQGLAGMERYLDQQGFSDLRDAGMTSNIPLEPVKLSIDVRVQSIVRDIVQNAMTNYKAEAAGAVIIDVETGEILAMASVPDYDPNQPSRTLADGSIDKEYEKGWFNRISNATFEMGSTFKSFTLAMGLDEGKINLNSVVDASRPIRMGGFTIKDFKGKNRPLSIPEVFQYSSNIGTAAVADRVGIEGHQQFLTKLGLLSKVETEMPGVAIPTQPRVWKKINSVTISFGHGVATTPLQTAVAAAALMNGGDLIPPTFLTRSKDQADGIKKKVIRDQTSADMRYLYNWNGLKGSGRSAQVEGFHVGGKTGTADKVINGRYAKDINFNAFVAAFPMDKPRYVALSIIDAPISGEHGGRTAASTAAPMMKQIIGRTAALLGVTPRFGSPDAQSLLVNY
- a CDS encoding DUF3606 domain-containing protein produces the protein MSNSGKGREQDRARVAGNQDHEVRYEADKEGVSKGMVKDTIKEVGNSREKVENELDRKK
- a CDS encoding anthranilate synthase family protein, giving the protein MQSTLLQKLIDTRSSASFALIARRKSPDSDLAVDVVSGHGVSFSKLEEISATSHLSASTPLLKYLVMIPYRQVREVGFDYQDDGEALQAIEISHHEVLSVAETVARIPKVPVDLRGIGFDLSDEAYAATAQKIIDDEIGRGEGSNFVLSRSLYADIEGFSKAHALSLFSELLAKESGAYWTFMIWLEGRAFIGASPEQQITLIGGVATMNPISGTYRYPASGPQVDQALDFLNDPKETDELFMVADEELKMFGRFCETGGRLKGPYFKEMSKLAHTEYYIEGNTRAGASTLLRDTLLAPTVTGSPIKNACRVIAKYEPKGRGYYAGVTALLGVDEAGEEALDSAILIRTADIAPGGRVKISVGSTIVRHSDPMAEAAETTAKANGLLNAFLGAARNTIGHDARIQAALRERNNRVASFWLSGGARLQSTRLARKRILVLDAEDDFTRMLAHQLQALGLEPQVLPASQWRTGYEQSDLVLLGPGPGNPLDDRDSRVVHMKHALTRCIADRTPFLAVCLSHQILAAYLGLKVERLPHPNQGVQREIDYFGRSAVVGFYNTFAARCSFDSFCTAGMSVSVARDVTTGQVHALRGDFFSAMQFHPESVLSLAGTSLLATELERIARVEADPHLSLAVNNLQVGSGRQESRTSA
- a CDS encoding DUF6894 family protein; its protein translation is MARYYFQIRNNGLLEEDQEGTELASDDAAQLEAIAGAREVVADRVKRGETIGTDAFEVVNERGELIHTLPLRSVLKLT